The Amycolatopsis viridis genome window below encodes:
- a CDS encoding ferredoxin, protein MSEPRTDARLDEVPMQPLRCHHCAARLMVRKSSVEQTSLQWNAEARAACPELRSAPAAGPAIAGCSRLRASVEAEVAAGRLRIVGAPAV, encoded by the coding sequence GTGAGCGAACCCAGGACCGACGCCCGGCTCGACGAGGTACCCATGCAGCCGCTGCGGTGCCACCACTGCGCGGCCCGGCTGATGGTGCGCAAGAGCAGCGTCGAGCAAACCAGTCTCCAGTGGAACGCCGAAGCCCGCGCGGCCTGTCCGGAACTCCGGTCCGCACCGGCTGCCGGGCCGGCGATCGCAGGCTGCTCGCGGCTCAGGGCCTCCGTCGAGGCGGAAGTAGCCGCCGGACGACTGCGGATCGTCGGGGCACCGGCGGTGTGA
- a CDS encoding IclR family transcriptional regulator gives MAHIQEAPAAMIDRVASLLESFAGERPLTLAELARRSHVPRSSAHRILQRLVELGWVERKEFRYALGVRMFELGAQFTRRHTVPRTAVPVMAELHRRSGLTVHLSMLAGADIVHLERVGSWPYTTGPWSVGARQPVTISAAGRALLAALSPGHWPELRFEKAPTRYSIQSRTQLLRDLDRIRDRGGVAVDTQGAHWGVTAVAAPITTGDDEAQFALSICGPSRTLDLGSAITEVRHAAGTVWRAASGLPPLRSRPDPARHATRARAQVPPSSGAPLQLVDIEPA, from the coding sequence ATGGCGCACATCCAGGAAGCCCCGGCCGCGATGATCGACCGCGTCGCTTCGCTGCTGGAGTCCTTCGCGGGCGAGCGGCCACTGACCCTGGCCGAACTCGCGCGCCGCTCACACGTCCCGCGGTCCTCGGCCCATCGCATCCTGCAGCGCCTGGTCGAGCTGGGCTGGGTGGAACGCAAGGAGTTCCGGTACGCGCTGGGTGTGCGCATGTTCGAACTCGGCGCCCAGTTCACCCGGCGGCATACCGTCCCCCGGACCGCCGTGCCCGTGATGGCCGAGCTTCACCGGCGCAGCGGCCTGACCGTGCATCTGAGCATGCTGGCCGGCGCCGACATCGTGCACCTCGAGCGGGTCGGGTCGTGGCCGTACACCACCGGGCCGTGGAGCGTGGGCGCCCGGCAGCCGGTGACGATCAGCGCCGCCGGCCGGGCGTTGCTCGCCGCCCTGTCCCCCGGACACTGGCCCGAGTTGCGGTTCGAGAAGGCCCCGACCCGGTATTCCATCCAGTCGCGCACGCAACTCCTGCGCGACCTCGACCGCATCCGCGACCGGGGCGGCGTCGCGGTGGACACCCAGGGGGCGCACTGGGGTGTGACGGCCGTGGCCGCCCCGATCACGACCGGCGACGACGAAGCGCAGTTCGCGCTGTCGATCTGCGGCCCGAGCCGGACACTGGATCTCGGGTCGGCGATCACCGAGGTGCGCCACGCCGCCGGAACCGTCTGGCGCGCCGCCAGCGGGCTGCCCCCGCTGCGGTCCCGCCCGGACCCGGCCCGCCACGCCACCCGGGCACGGGCCCAGGTGCCGCCGTCCTCCGGCGCCCCGCTCCAGCTGGTCGACATCGAGCCCGCCTGA